One genomic segment of Trypanosoma brucei brucei TREU927 chromosome 11 chr11_scaffold02 genomic scaffold, whole genome shotgun sequence includes these proteins:
- a CDS encoding variant surface glycoprotein — translation MSRQSTQRAVAAALTLLLGSVEAAQDANAKEHSILCRLLSVAAIEPEPKTLSPDASALVATLEELNFSNSDANWTSNFDFAAMTAKPDELPQKFRKAPYPPMWTTMWPKWYAAGKRAGEAKVGTARNSDYPAINDGRQKKQAHSQISALLDRALSLKSKIDNLKGADGTFGMTTVRSHLQAAAYGKPEANKPTTPDGIHALANWDSACGKSNVGKSLASDMMCLCHGTGVTPQDCGLTVTAVQWNAAKTIDEPWNPLKTSCPCGKPGELTDAVVEAAVTDFTRALKETSTGGEKVLHFGDNSGTGCNGADTKLCIDYSDFFKKGGDSGVSKIKWAAELRLAAGLAKQTETRLQQAQTLALLVEALSEEAKSVYTAAAQNRLVPPAEAEHQADASRHRDQTQGITGEKKQEITCQEENNKDKSNSKAGCKYNDKDRKCEEDPAKATATAAPNTNSTGDNSFLINKAPLWLAFLLL, via the coding sequence ATGTCACGGCAATCAACGCAACGCGCTGTAGCAGCCGCACTGACGCTGCTTCTAGGCTCCGTAGAGGCGGCCCAAGATGCAAATGCAAAAGAACACAGCATACTGTGCAGGCTGCTGTCCGTGGCGGCAATAGAGCCAGAACCAAAAACATTGTCACCAGATGCAAGCGCGCTAGTAGCGACACTGGAGGAATTAAACTTCTCAAACAGCGACGCCAACTGGACATCAAACTTCGATTTTGCCGCAATGACCGCCAAACCAGATGAATTGCCTCAAAAATTTAGGAAAGCACCGTATCCCCCAATGTGGACAACGATGTGGCCGAAATGGTACGCCGCAGGCAAACGGGCCGGCGAGGCTAAGGTCGGCACCGCTAGAAACAGCGATTACCCAGCCATAAACGACgggaggcaaaaaaaacaggctCACAGTCAAATATCCGCGCTTCTTGACAGGGCGCTTTCATTGAAATCAAAGATAGACAACCTCAAAGGAGCGGACGGCACGTTCGGCATGACCACAGTAAGATCCCACCTTCAAGCAGCGGCCTACGGCAAGCCAGAGGCCAACAAGCCGACAACGCCAGACGGCATCCACGCACTGGCCAACTGGGACTCGGCATGCGGCAAATCAAACGTGGGCAAAAGCCTAGCAAGCGACATGATGTGCCTTTGCCACGGTACAGGTGTAACACCGCAAGACTGCGGGCTGACTGTAACGGCTGTCCAGTGGAACGCAGCCAAAACCATCGATGAGCCGTGGAATCCACTCAAAACATCTTGCCCATGCGGCAAACCAGGCGAACTGACAGACGCAGTAGTTGAAGCGGCAGTGACGGACTTTACAAGGGCCCTGAAGGAAACCTCCACCGGTGGCGAAAAAGTGCTACACTTCGGCGATAACTCCGGCACAGGGTGCAATGGAGCAGACACCAAACTTTGCATAGATTACAGCGACTTCTTCAAAAAAGGAGGCGATAGCGGAGTAAGCAAGATAAAGTGGGCAGCCGAGCTTCGGCTGGCAGCAGGGCTAGCAAAGCAGACCGAAACCAGGCTGCAGCAAGCGCAGACACTGGCCCTGCTTGTAGAAGCACTCAGCgaggaagcaaaaagcgTTTATACAGCTGCCGCCCAAAACAGGTTAGTGCCACCAGCTGAAGCGGAACACCAAGCGGATGCCAGCAGGCACCGTGATCAGACGCAGGGCATTACCGgcgaaaaaaagcaagaaattACATGCcaggaggaaaataacaaggataaaagcaacagcaaggccggatgcaaatataatgacAAAGATAGAAAATGCGAGGAAGATCCTGCAAAAGctacagcaacagcagcaccaaacacaaacagcacagGAGACAATTCTTTTCTCATTaacaaggcccctctttggcttgcatttttgcttctataa